One Nostoc sp. UHCC 0302 DNA window includes the following coding sequences:
- a CDS encoding NAD(P)H-quinone oxidoreductase subunit F, which yields MAQFLLETVWLVPCYALIGGLLAVPWSPGIIRRTGPRPAGYVNLVMTFFAFVHAALSFPAAWNQLPYEVSIPWLSTAGLNLSIDLEISAVSVGAMVVIAGLNLLAQIYAIGYMEMDWGWGRFYSLLGLFEAGLCALALCNNLFFSYVILEMLTLGTYLLVGLWFSQPLVVTGARDAFLTKRVGDLFLLMGVLAIWPLAGTWNYTELANWAATANVNPTLLALVGLALVAGPMGKCAQFPLHLWLDEAMEGPVPSTILRNSVVVASGAWVLIKLQPVLSLSPIVSSAMVAIGAVTAVGASIIAIAQIDIKRCLSYSVSAYMGLVFIAVGTQQDEAALLLVLTHALAAALLTMSTGGIIWNSITQNVSQLGGLWSRRPMSGLAYIVGTLGLIGFPPLGSFWALLKLASGLWEIKPWLVGVVIVVNVLTAFSLTREFCLIFGGKPKQMSERSPEVHAPMAVPMMILFGIVLHLPLVLQSLSLLPSWASLNKDVALLLVWSTIFGCSISSVIYLSNIIPKPIRLPWQPVQDLIAYDFYTPKLYRMSIVLSVDLISKLADMVDRFVVDGIVNLVGLAFIGGGESLKYITSGQAQFYAFTVLLGVGVLGIFVSWPFWGNQFLTFMFQFG from the coding sequence ATGGCTCAATTTTTGCTTGAAACAGTTTGGTTAGTGCCTTGTTACGCCTTGATTGGTGGGCTTTTAGCCGTACCTTGGTCGCCGGGAATTATTCGGCGTACCGGGCCAAGACCTGCGGGTTATGTCAATTTAGTCATGACATTTTTCGCGTTTGTCCATGCTGCTTTATCATTTCCAGCTGCCTGGAATCAACTGCCTTATGAAGTATCTATACCTTGGTTGAGTACTGCTGGTTTAAACCTCTCTATTGATTTAGAAATTTCCGCAGTGAGTGTAGGCGCAATGGTGGTTATTGCCGGCTTAAATTTGCTGGCGCAGATTTATGCCATTGGCTACATGGAAATGGATTGGGGTTGGGGACGCTTTTATTCTCTATTAGGCTTATTCGAAGCGGGACTTTGTGCCTTAGCCCTTTGTAATAACTTATTCTTCAGCTATGTAATTCTGGAAATGCTGACTTTAGGAACCTACTTGTTAGTTGGGTTGTGGTTTAGTCAGCCTTTGGTAGTTACAGGTGCTAGAGATGCTTTCTTAACTAAGCGGGTAGGAGATTTATTCCTACTGATGGGAGTGCTGGCAATCTGGCCTCTAGCTGGAACCTGGAATTATACAGAATTAGCTAATTGGGCGGCTACTGCCAATGTGAACCCAACACTTTTGGCACTTGTTGGTTTAGCACTTGTTGCCGGGCCAATGGGTAAGTGCGCTCAATTTCCTCTGCATCTCTGGTTGGATGAGGCGATGGAAGGGCCTGTTCCCAGTACAATTTTACGGAACTCGGTAGTAGTTGCGAGCGGTGCTTGGGTACTAATTAAATTGCAACCTGTTTTGAGTCTATCCCCCATAGTTTCTTCAGCAATGGTAGCTATCGGTGCGGTAACGGCAGTGGGTGCTTCTATAATTGCGATCGCTCAAATTGATATCAAACGCTGCTTATCCTATTCAGTGAGTGCTTACATGGGTTTGGTGTTTATTGCTGTTGGCACACAGCAAGACGAAGCCGCACTGTTGTTAGTACTTACCCACGCCCTTGCCGCAGCATTGTTAACCATGAGTACAGGTGGAATCATCTGGAACAGCATCACCCAAAACGTCAGCCAGTTAGGTGGACTGTGGTCACGCCGTCCGATGTCGGGACTAGCTTATATTGTCGGTACTCTAGGATTAATTGGTTTTCCTCCCTTGGGAAGCTTTTGGGCATTGTTGAAATTAGCTTCGGGACTTTGGGAAATTAAACCTTGGCTGGTAGGAGTGGTGATAGTAGTCAATGTTTTGACAGCCTTCAGTTTAACGAGAGAATTCTGTCTGATTTTTGGTGGTAAACCCAAGCAAATGAGTGAGCGATCGCCAGAAGTTCACGCTCCTATGGCTGTACCAATGATGATTTTGTTTGGTATTGTTCTGCATCTACCTTTAGTGTTGCAAAGCTTATCACTTCTACCGAGTTGGGCAAGTCTCAATAAAGATGTTGCTTTACTACTGGTTTGGTCAACTATTTTTGGTTGCAGCATTAGCAGCGTCATTTATCTGAGCAATATCATTCCAAAACCTATTCGCCTGCCTTGGCAACCTGTGCAAGACTTAATTGCCTACGATTTTTACACACCAAAACTTTATCGGATGAGCATAGTTTTGAGTGTTGACCTAATTTCTAAATTGGCTGATATGGTTGACCGTTTTGTAGTCGATGGGATTGTTAACTTAGTTGGTTTGGCTTTTATCGGTGGTGGCGAAAGTCTCAAGTACATCACCTCCGGACAAGCTCAATTTTATGCTTTCACAGTTCTATTAGGAGTTGGTGTTTTGGGAATTTTTGTTAGCTGGCCATTTTGGGGAAATCAGTTTTTAACCTTCATGTTTCAGTTCGGTTAA
- the topA gene encoding type I DNA topoisomerase, giving the protein MPKRLLVVESPGKVKKLSQILGNDWIVRASCGHIRELSDQGEDSLGFTIDGSSVRCNYIPRDQRAKETIGKLKAAVKQVDEVVLATDPDREGETIAWHLKEVLGLREPKRVVYTEITASAVQSAIANPRKLDQNLIGAGLCRDCLDKLVGYKGSPLVWALNNGAKSVGRVQSATLHLICNREREIQAFVPQDYWNVWVDYKEEFRAFYNGTVNSSAQSTQQESSAHDDAVSSNTPETPESKRVLTLAEATRLVEEAGRYPHQVIQLEGKVVNRQPPPPFITSSLQQAAGAKLKFAPDKTMLLAQKLYEAGLITYMRTDSVMLSPEFCTSARQWLEQNDPQNVPQKVASHRSSKTAQEAHEAIRPTDVFRPSVELRSQLPEDEFNLYVMIWKRAIASQCKAAVLRKTQVITQSGNLLWKATGQVIEFYGYARYWNNLSKDTVLPTLHQGQVLNLENAAHEKKQTQPPPRYSEPKLVQLMERRGIGRPSTYAPTVSTLKKRGYIELTKGNLHPTALGLEVDDFLLKALPDLLEAEFTAKMEESLDAIALGKKSWQQYLSTWNQDYFTPALAKAKTVVISGTNTNTSATTERKYETSRTRCPQCNQALSKIKSSKVKKKYFLKCTSGCENVVLFWSDNNKAWSAPRTKASASEHREKPQVKLTSYSCPVCKKPLEEYSYIKDEQSKTMLRCSNSQSRQDQKHKDVAYFSTQKGWWSPKYGELNG; this is encoded by the coding sequence ATGCCAAAACGCCTTTTGGTGGTCGAATCTCCCGGTAAAGTCAAAAAACTTAGTCAGATTTTAGGTAACGATTGGATTGTACGTGCCTCTTGTGGTCACATTCGAGAACTGAGTGACCAAGGAGAAGATTCGCTCGGCTTTACTATAGATGGCAGCAGTGTGCGCTGCAATTATATTCCACGTGACCAACGGGCGAAAGAAACGATTGGAAAGCTCAAGGCAGCAGTCAAGCAGGTGGATGAAGTAGTTTTAGCAACTGACCCAGACCGTGAAGGAGAAACGATCGCTTGGCATTTGAAAGAGGTGCTAGGGCTAAGAGAACCGAAACGAGTAGTGTACACAGAAATTACAGCATCAGCTGTACAAAGTGCGATCGCTAACCCCAGAAAACTTGACCAAAACTTGATAGGGGCGGGACTATGCCGAGATTGCCTAGACAAACTAGTGGGTTACAAGGGAAGCCCGTTAGTATGGGCTTTGAACAACGGTGCTAAGAGTGTAGGCAGAGTCCAAAGTGCCACTTTGCACCTGATATGCAACCGAGAGAGAGAAATTCAGGCTTTTGTACCCCAGGACTATTGGAATGTTTGGGTTGATTACAAGGAAGAATTCCGCGCTTTTTACAATGGGACAGTTAACTCTTCTGCACAATCAACACAGCAAGAATCGTCAGCACATGATGATGCTGTCAGTAGCAATACCCCAGAAACACCAGAATCGAAGCGCGTTCTAACTCTAGCTGAAGCAACACGATTAGTTGAAGAAGCAGGGCGTTATCCGCATCAAGTCATCCAGCTAGAAGGAAAAGTAGTTAACCGCCAACCGCCGCCACCGTTTATTACTTCGTCACTTCAACAAGCCGCAGGGGCAAAGCTGAAATTTGCACCAGACAAAACAATGCTACTTGCACAGAAGCTGTATGAGGCAGGGCTAATTACATATATGCGAACCGACTCAGTGATGTTGAGTCCAGAGTTTTGCACCAGCGCTCGTCAGTGGTTGGAGCAAAATGACCCGCAGAATGTGCCGCAAAAAGTTGCCAGCCACCGCAGTAGTAAAACTGCTCAAGAAGCACACGAAGCGATTCGCCCAACAGATGTATTTCGTCCAAGCGTTGAATTACGTTCCCAGCTACCGGAGGACGAGTTTAACCTGTATGTAATGATCTGGAAACGAGCGATCGCTTCCCAGTGTAAAGCTGCTGTGTTACGTAAAACTCAAGTCATTACTCAGTCTGGTAATTTGTTGTGGAAAGCTACAGGACAGGTAATTGAATTCTACGGTTATGCTCGTTACTGGAATAATCTCAGCAAGGATACAGTTTTACCCACCTTACACCAGGGACAGGTACTCAACTTAGAAAATGCGGCTCATGAAAAGAAACAGACTCAGCCACCTCCACGTTATAGTGAACCGAAACTAGTACAGTTGATGGAACGTAGAGGAATTGGTCGCCCCAGTACTTATGCCCCAACCGTTTCAACTCTCAAGAAACGGGGTTACATAGAACTCACCAAAGGAAACCTCCACCCAACAGCTTTGGGATTAGAAGTAGATGACTTTTTGCTCAAGGCACTACCAGATTTATTGGAGGCGGAGTTTACCGCGAAAATGGAAGAGTCATTAGATGCGATCGCTCTCGGAAAGAAAAGCTGGCAACAATACCTCAGCACTTGGAACCAGGATTACTTTACGCCAGCGTTAGCAAAAGCTAAGACTGTAGTAATCAGTGGCACAAACACCAATACATCTGCTACGACAGAGCGCAAATATGAAACTTCTAGGACTCGTTGCCCACAATGCAATCAAGCTCTGTCTAAAATTAAGAGCAGCAAAGTTAAAAAGAAGTACTTTCTCAAATGCACAAGCGGCTGTGAAAATGTTGTACTGTTTTGGAGTGACAACAATAAGGCTTGGTCAGCACCACGAACCAAGGCATCTGCAAGTGAGCATCGAGAAAAGCCACAAGTAAAATTAACTTCTTACTCTTGCCCAGTGTGTAAAAAACCTTTGGAGGAATACAGCTATATCAAGGATGAACAGAGTAAAACCATGCTCCGGTGTTCTAATTCTCAATCTCGCCAAGATCAGAAACATAAGGATGTGGCTTATTTCAGCACACAAAAAGGTTGGTGGAGTCCCAAGTACGGTGAGTTGAATGGTTAG
- a CDS encoding ssl1498 family light-harvesting-like protein, whose product MYTTTNEDGILNNYPSEPKAYYAEYPAIWEQRRYVVQGAVAAIFVSAVVMLAFAVS is encoded by the coding sequence ATGTACACCACAACTAATGAAGACGGCATTCTCAATAACTACCCATCTGAACCAAAAGCATACTATGCCGAGTATCCCGCAATTTGGGAACAACGCAGATATGTTGTACAAGGTGCGGTAGCAGCCATATTCGTGAGTGCTGTAGTAATGCTGGCTTTTGCAGTTAGCTAA
- a CDS encoding SDR family NAD(P)-dependent oxidoreductase, with translation MAQEGYCVFGTSRKEHQASQGVEMLRLDVTSDSSVQSCIKQLLTQTNRIDLLINNAGQIHASMIEETSLEQAKEIFETNFWGIVRLTNAVLPVMRQQRSGHIINISSVAGLIGAPGQGFYSASKFALEGYSEALSVELDPFNINVSLIEPGYFKTNFNQSMLQAAFAYADYDTARDVIGSSVN, from the coding sequence CTGGCTCAAGAGGGTTACTGCGTCTTCGGTACTAGCCGCAAGGAACATCAAGCCTCACAAGGTGTAGAAATGTTGAGGCTTGATGTTACCTCTGATTCTTCAGTGCAATCGTGTATCAAACAGTTGCTCACACAAACTAATCGCATTGATTTACTGATTAATAATGCCGGACAAATTCATGCCAGCATGATTGAGGAAACAAGTTTAGAACAAGCCAAGGAGATTTTTGAAACCAACTTTTGGGGTATTGTTCGCCTCACTAATGCTGTTTTGCCAGTCATGAGACAGCAGCGCAGTGGGCATATTATCAATATTAGTTCGGTAGCGGGATTGATTGGCGCACCGGGACAAGGATTTTACAGTGCAAGTAAGTTTGCACTTGAAGGTTATAGCGAAGCACTGAGCGTGGAACTAGACCCCTTCAATATTAATGTGTCTTTAATTGAGCCTGGTTATTTCAAGACCAACTTCAACCAGTCCATGCTACAAGCAGCTTTTGCTTATGCTGATTACGACACTGCACGTGATGTAATTGGCTCATCTGTGAACTAG
- a CDS encoding DUF72 domain-containing protein, protein MSKLQIGTSGWVYKHWMGIFYPPHLPSDQQLAFYAQHFSTVEINFSFYRLPERYVFENWREQTPSNFLFAVKGSRYLTHMKKLKDPIEPLTRLMERASGLQEKLGPILFQFPHTWHINIDRLQPFLELLQTYPQQFTVEFRHSSWLIPQVYKLLESAGVALCLPVSPAVPIDVYLTAPWTYIRMHSGQWNVGYSDEELSIWVERIRSFLMQGIDVYVYFNNDSDGYAIRDAQRLSILLGLY, encoded by the coding sequence ATGAGTAAGCTGCAAATCGGTACTAGTGGTTGGGTTTATAAACATTGGATGGGCATTTTCTATCCACCGCATCTGCCTAGTGACCAACAACTAGCATTTTACGCTCAACACTTTTCCACTGTAGAAATTAACTTTTCGTTTTATCGTTTGCCAGAGCGGTATGTGTTTGAAAATTGGCGAGAGCAAACACCTTCAAACTTTCTTTTTGCAGTCAAAGGTAGCCGCTATCTCACACACATGAAGAAGTTAAAAGACCCGATAGAGCCGCTAACTCGTCTGATGGAACGCGCATCTGGATTGCAAGAAAAGCTTGGGCCTATTTTATTTCAGTTTCCTCATACTTGGCACATTAATATTGACCGTCTCCAGCCCTTTTTAGAATTACTGCAAACCTACCCACAACAATTTACAGTTGAATTTCGTCATTCAAGCTGGCTGATTCCCCAAGTTTACAAACTACTGGAAAGTGCAGGTGTAGCCCTTTGTCTGCCTGTAAGCCCAGCAGTTCCTATTGATGTCTATTTGACTGCCCCTTGGACTTATATTCGTATGCACAGCGGTCAATGGAATGTTGGTTATAGCGATGAAGAGTTATCGATATGGGTTGAGCGTATCCGTTCATTTCTGATGCAAGGAATTGACGTTTACGTGTACTTCAACAATGACTCCGATGGATATGCTATTCGTGATGCTCAACGACTATCTATTTTGCTGGGATTATATTGA
- a CDS encoding acyl-CoA thioesterase, with amino-acid sequence MAKISFELEVYSFHIDFIGHMNNSVYIQWMEIGRTKLLEAVGMPTQKIFQQGFAPVLMQTNITYKSPLYLGDRVQLEMWISQLKNASAIMQFCFYKEQRMLAAEGWQKGLFVDTKTMRPRRLRPEERSLFAPYVYSKVDEQLVSVTI; translated from the coding sequence ATGGCAAAAATTTCCTTTGAGCTAGAGGTGTATTCCTTCCATATTGATTTCATTGGACACATGAACAACAGTGTCTATATTCAGTGGATGGAAATTGGACGGACAAAACTGCTGGAAGCAGTAGGGATGCCAACACAGAAAATCTTTCAGCAAGGGTTTGCTCCGGTTCTGATGCAAACTAACATTACTTATAAATCGCCGCTCTATTTAGGCGATCGTGTACAGTTGGAAATGTGGATTTCACAACTGAAAAATGCCTCGGCTATTATGCAGTTTTGCTTTTATAAAGAACAGAGAATGCTAGCCGCAGAGGGATGGCAAAAAGGATTATTTGTAGATACAAAAACGATGCGCCCAAGGCGGTTACGCCCAGAGGAACGTTCTTTGTTCGCACCTTATGTATATTCAAAAGTAGATGAGCAACTCGTTTCCGTCACTATTTGA
- a CDS encoding TetR/AcrR family transcriptional regulator: protein MARDKEETKARILAAVGKLLAESGFKQLGVNAIAREAGVDKVLIYRYFENLPSLLQTFGKEGNYWITVEELIGDETAVDAESLADWMILLLTRFLHDLQERPITQEIVRWELLEGNELTHELASVRDHVAIESLKFLKQKYSFPPDKDIPAISAVLIAGIVYLVLRTKVNDTFLGIDFSSPTGWQRIEGAIASLVQAITEIDE from the coding sequence ATGGCGCGGGACAAAGAAGAAACGAAGGCACGAATTCTAGCAGCAGTTGGTAAACTCTTGGCAGAATCAGGCTTTAAGCAATTAGGGGTGAATGCGATCGCCCGTGAAGCTGGGGTTGATAAAGTTTTGATTTATCGATATTTTGAGAATCTTCCCTCGCTGCTACAAACTTTTGGCAAGGAAGGCAACTACTGGATTACAGTTGAAGAATTAATTGGGGATGAAACAGCCGTTGATGCCGAATCTCTGGCTGACTGGATGATCTTATTACTAACGCGCTTCCTACATGACTTGCAAGAACGACCCATTACGCAAGAAATTGTGCGTTGGGAATTACTAGAAGGTAATGAGTTAACGCATGAATTGGCAAGTGTGCGGGATCATGTGGCAATTGAGAGTTTGAAATTTCTCAAGCAGAAGTATTCCTTCCCCCCAGATAAAGATATCCCTGCCATCAGTGCGGTTTTGATTGCTGGAATTGTTTATCTAGTGCTACGAACCAAAGTCAACGATACATTCTTAGGAATCGATTTCAGTTCACCAACCGGATGGCAACGGATTGAAGGAGCGATCGCATCTTTAGTCCAGGCAATTACTGAAATTGACGAATAA
- a CDS encoding DUF1392 domain-containing protein, translated as MINQVTTLESCWHTSPPWGKAMPPLAVRILEKVFLPNFDLSGYCCGVQWEKQEWIYAIVCQSETLYLPRQEFQAKNVLEKPTVSTPAFELGDVVEVDFSEQPTQRIIQGIFSLKSTWLYGVEWRSPILEEGAFSPSRIIWLADVDLISVDA; from the coding sequence ATGATTAACCAAGTTACCACTTTAGAATCCTGTTGGCATACTTCTCCACCGTGGGGTAAAGCCATGCCACCGCTAGCTGTTCGAATCCTAGAAAAAGTCTTTTTGCCAAATTTCGATTTGTCGGGCTACTGCTGCGGTGTTCAGTGGGAAAAGCAGGAATGGATTTATGCGATCGTTTGCCAGAGTGAAACACTCTACTTGCCAAGGCAAGAATTTCAGGCAAAAAATGTACTAGAAAAGCCTACTGTTTCTACTCCGGCTTTTGAATTAGGGGATGTGGTTGAAGTTGATTTCAGTGAACAGCCGACACAGCGTATTATTCAAGGTATTTTTAGCCTCAAAAGCACTTGGCTTTATGGTGTAGAGTGGCGCTCCCCAATTTTAGAAGAAGGAGCATTTTCCCCAAGTAGAATCATCTGGCTTGCTGATGTTGATTTAATCAGCGTGGATGCATGA